Within candidate division KSB1 bacterium, the genomic segment TTTATTTACAATCGCAACAGCGAAGCTTTGCGCAAATGGGCTGCGGAAAAAAAGAGCGCAGCCGTCCAATTTTTTATTGCGGAAAGTTATCGTATTGACAAGAACTATACGCCGGCCGATTCGATTTATGCCCGACTCGCATCCGACTCGGGTATAGTTATGCCCAAGGTTCCTCTGTTCATCGCTTGGGCAAAATCCAGATTCGAGCAAAATGACCCTCGTCGCGCGCAAGCTCTCTATGAAAAGGCGCTCGATTGCGTCACCGACGAGTTCGAAGCCGCTCTTTTTTTCGATCACATCAAATATATTCTCTCGGATGATGAGTTGAAGGAGTACGAATCGCTTAAAAACGCCGATGAGAAGCGTCTTTTCTTTAAAAAATTATGGGTGGCGCGTAATCCCATGCCGGCTTCGGAGGTGAACTATCGTTTGCTCGAACATCTACGCCGCTATTTGGTCGCCGAGCGGCAGCACTATTACGACGGCTTTCGACTGCCGTTCAACAACCCCGATCGCTTAAACGAGTTGGTCTTTCCGAGGGTTTTTGAGCTTAACGACAAATTCAACGACAAAGGACTGATCTACATCCGCCACGGTGAGCCGGACGACCGCGCCTTTGACATCGAAGCCGGCATGCCGCTCAACGAATCGTGGCTTTATCAGGAACGCGGCCAACTGCGCAAACGCATGATCTTTCATTTCGTACAGGGCGAAACTCAAACCGGCAATAACTGGCGCTTGTCTCCTTCTCTGCCCACGCCGCTCTTGGAAAGCCGCATCTCCTGGGATCCGATCTACAACCGCATCATCACCGGTTCGGCCGTTGAAGCTCTGGCCTATCAGCGCGAAATGGTGCGCCTCAGCCGCGAAGACGTCAGCGTCGGTTTGAACACCGACCAGCACTCTTGGGAAAAATCGATCAGGACAATCATTTTTCCTTTTTACCTGGCCACTTTTCGCGCCGACAGCGGTCTGACGCGACTCGAACTTTACTACTCGGTCGACGACAAAGAGCTGATGATCGAAAAGAGCAACCTCCTAAACGACAGCCTTATCGTCAATTTCGGCGTCTATGACAACGATCTGAATCGGCTATTTTCCGTCGATAAGAAAATTTCCTTCCGCGAAATCAAGGCCGCATCCGAAAAGATCGGCTACTGGCCCGATCAAATGGTCTTTGTCGGTCCGCCGGATCGCTATCAACTGGCAATCGACGTGCGTACGCCGCAAGACCGCGCCATCGGCGGCTACAAGTTTAAAATCAACCTTTCCGACTACCGCGGCGACAAACCGTCCATGAGCGGTATCATTTTGGCTTCCACCATTCAACCGGCTGCTGAAAAAGATCTGTTCGTCAAAAATCATCTCCAGGTCGTACCGAATCCTCCCAAGCTGTTCAGCCGAAAATCGCCGCTCGGCGTCTATTTTGAACTTTACAATCTGCCGATCCGGGAAGGCCGCAGCCTTTCGTTCGAGGTAGAATACGTCCTGAAACTGCTTGAGGAACGCGCCGACAACATCCTGCAGACTATCGGCAACATCTTCCGCAATCGCCAACCATCCACCTCGATGCGTATCGAGCGCTCCGCAACCGCCGCCACCTCCATCGAATACCTGCTCTTGGATCTTAAAAAATACATTCCGGGCATCTATGAATTGCAGATAAATGTAACCGTCCCGACTGTTGAGGACTCTTTGACACGAAAAATAAACTTTGAGCTCAAATGAACGAACAAAACGATGAAATCAATCTGCTGGAAGATCTCTACGGACGCATCATCCCCAAGTATGAGGAAGCACATGGAATCATGGCGGCGCTTCTCGATTTTCCGGCAAGCAGTGATCTGTGCTTTGTCGATCTGGGTTGCGGCTTCGGCGGACTGACGAGGCGCATTTTAGAGTCGTTTCCATCTTCAACCATTTTCTGTGTCGACATCGATGAATTAATTCTGCAGCGAATGAAGCAAAAACTCGCAGCGTATGCAGATCAAATTGTTCCTTTGGCGCGCAACCTCAACGACCAGGCTTGGATGCAGGACATCCGCCCGCCGGCCGCCATCCTATCTTCCTTTACGCTCGACTTTTTGACTAGCGAACGACGGCAGGCTTTGCTGATAGAGGCGTTCCAACTTTTAGATTCAGGAGGACGATGGGTCAGTTGCGAGTTCTATCGTTCGCCCGACGCGCGCGTCAATCGCGTTTTTTACGATCTTGAAATTCGCTTTATTCGCCAGGCCCTGGAGCAGGGCGAAGTGACGAAGGATCAGCTCGATCGTCTTGCGGCTTCGAATCGTTTGCGCCATAACCAGCCGATGATGACCGTCGACGACATGAAGCTGCAGCTCCAGGCGGCCGGTTTCAGCACCATCGATGTACCTTGGCGATTTTTGAATTTGGCCATGGTTTCCGGCATTAAAGCATCTCGCTGAATGGCTATGTTCTTTCGCGTAACTGCTGAAACGTCTTTTGAAGGAGCCATGACATGTGCGAATTCAAAGCGGCCTCCGCTTGGATGGTTTCCGCTCTGTTTCTGTGGATGATGATCTCTCCTCAACCGCTGACATCACAGGAAACGACCGTGCTCAAAACAAGCGCAAAATCGAATTGGGAAACAGCCTATTCTGCCAAAGAACTGGGGGCGATCCGCCGAAACGGCCGAACTTTGTTCAGACTTTTTGCTCCGCGGGCGACATCGGTCATTCTCCATCTCTATCGTGACGCCGAGGCCGCGAGCGGCGAACGAGTCGCCATGCACCGCGATGCGGACGGTGTCTGGGAGGCTGAGATCGAACGTGATCTGCTTGGTTATTATTATTCCTACAGTGTCGACGGGCCTCGGGGTAAGGATGAAGCATTCGATCCTGAAAAGCAAATTGCCGACCCTTACTCTCGCGCCGTCGCTTCCCGCAACGAATATCATCATCGGGCCCGCACTTTGATCGTGGATATGGCCGCTTATGATTGGGAAGGTGACGTCGGACCGAATATTGCCTGGGAGGACCTCATCATCTATGAATGTCACCTGCGCGACATGACCGCTCATCCCAGCTCCGGCGCTGATCCGGCCATTGCAGGAAGTTACTGCGGCTTTATACAGCCTTCCATCCGCGGCGGCATCAATCACCTCAAGGCCCTTGGATGCAACGCCGTCGAGTTTCTCCCCTTACATGAATTCGGCAATATCGAAATCCCCTATCAAGTGCCGGTGGATGGAGTCGTCAACACTTGGAATCCCTATGCTCGCAATCATTGGGGCTACATGACGTCTTACTTTTTCGCGCCGGAATCCTACTACGCTTCGGGAGAATCTTTGGCTTCCGGAAAACTGTGCGGCGTCGACGGCCGAGCCGTGAACGAGCTGCGCGATGTCGTCAAGGCGCTGCATCGAGAGGGCATCGCCGTTATTCTGGACGTAGTCTATAACCATGTCTCGCAGTATGATTGGAACTGCTTCAAGCTGATCGATAAAAAGTACTATTTTCGTCTCAACCTCGACGGCAGCTATACCTCGGTCAGCGGCTGCGGCAATGATTTCAAGACCGAAAGTCCGATGGGCCGCCGGATGATCCTCGACAGCATCCGCTTTTGGATGGAAGAGTATCACATCGACGGTTTCCGCTTCGATCTGGCCGCCATGATCGATGCGGAAACCTGCGATGAAATCTATCGCCTTGCACGGCAGATCAATCCCAACGTCATTTTGATCACCGAGCCGTGGGGCGGCGGTTATAAGCCGGCTGAATTCTCCCGACGCGGCTGGGCGGCCTGGAACGATCAGTTCCGCAACGGCGTCAAGGGTCAGAATCCGTACAACGGTCAAAGCTTTATCTTCGGACGCTGGTTCGGAAACAATAGCTTAAAGACAATTAAACGTTACGTGATGGGCTCCTTGGCGGCTCACGGCGGCCTGTTTGTCGAAAAAGCGCATTCCGTGAATTACCTCGAATCCCATGACGATCACACGTTAGGCGATTTTATCCGCATCGGCTTGGGCGGTTCGGAAAAAGTCGACGATCCGGAGGCCAACGCCCGCCTGACTCCGGAACAACTGCGCATCAACAAGCTTGCCGCGCTGATTCTTTTTACTTCCCAAGGCCCGGTGATGATTCACGAAGGCCAGGAGTGGGCGCGCAGCAAAGTCATTGCACCCGCCCCTGTCGACGATCCTAAAATCGGCTGGATTGACCATAACAGTTACAACAAAGATAATGAAACGAATTGGCTGAACTATCAACATGCCGATTGGAATCGGGAGCTTGTCGATTATTATCGCGGCCTGATTGCCCTGCGCAAGGCACATCCTGCTTTCCGTCGCAGCCGTCCCCAGGATTTTAAATTTCTGACGACGCGCAAAAATCCTTTCGCTCTCGGTTATCTGATTCGAAAAGACGGCTCCGGCGATTCGCATGATTTCATCGTTTTGTTGAACGGTCATCGGGAGAAAAGCGCGGAATTTTCGCTGCCCCGCGGTCGATGGACGATTGTAGCTGATGAATCTGGTTCGCAGCTTTATCGGCCGCTCTTTGATCACCGCGTTCAAGTACCGCCCTCCAGCGGCATGATTCTGCAGAAATAAATCGTGCAGACATCCCTTTCGCAAAAACCTTTGCGTTCGATTCTAGTCAAACCGGCAGGCTCGGCGTGTAATTTAGCCTGCCGATACTGCTTCTATTTGGGAAAAAACGTTTCTCAAGATCGTAACCTGCCGATGCGGATGAGCGAAGAGACGTTGCGGAGTTTGGTCAAGCAAATGATGCGACAGGGTGAACGAGAGGTGTCCTTTTGCTGGCAGGGCGGTGAACCGACTTTGATGGGCATAGAGTTTTACGAACGCGCAGTCGAATATCAAATCCGATTCGGCCGGCCCGGCCGGATCGTCGGCAACAGCCTGCAGACCAACGGCGTGCTGATTGACCGCGACTGGGCTTTGTTTCTGCGCGATGCACGTTTTCTGGTCGGACTTTCTTTAGATGGACCTCGGCACATTCACGATCGTTATCGCATGGGCAAAGGACAGGGAAGCTGGACGAGCGTCATGACCGCATTGGAAATATTGATGCGCTACGAGGTGCCCGTCAACGTCTTGACGGTCGTCAACGACTATTCCGTCAATTTTGCCGACGAAATTTACTCTTTTCACAAGCAGAATGGTTTGACCTACATGCAGTTCATCCCCTGTGTCGAAAGGCGGCGGGATGATCCGCAGGAATACGCTTCTTTTGCGGTCCCTGCTGAAGCATACGGCAGGTTTTTGTGTCGATTGTTCGATCTTTGGTGGGAGGATTTTCAAGACGGAAAGCCGACGACCATTATTCGCTGGTTCGATTCGGCGGCGGCAAACTGCGCGGGAATCGAACCGGCCGAGTGCACGCTGCAGACCGAGTGCGGTTCTTATCTGGTCGCCGAGCATAACGGGGATGTATTTTCCTGCGACTTTTTTGTCGACACAGCACATTATTTAGGGAATTTACACAAGACTCCTCTTGTCGAACTTCTCAATAGCCCTCAACAAAAAGACTTTGGCGCCGTTAAAGCTGATTTGCCCACAGACTGCCGTTCTTGTGAATGGTTGTATCTTTGCAAAGGCGGATGTCCGAAAGAGCGAAAAGGAAGCGGGGAAGAGCCGCGCAACAACTATCTGTGCGGGGCTTATCGCGAGTTTTTCCGCCATGCTGAATCGCGGCTGAAAGAATTGGCGGAACGCGCCAAGCCGGCGCTGCGCTGAAACAAAAAAGGCCGCATTTGGCGGCCCTTGTGCCGAAGGTGGGATTTGAACCCACACGAGCGTCAGCTCACACGGCCCTGAACCGTGCGCGTCTGCCAGTTCCACCACTTCGGCGATGCTTAAATATAAAAACTTGGTTTCAAAAAAGCAATAGATTTTCTCGGCTTTTTCTTGCTTTTCATGAACAAGAATAGTAGATTACAGTTCGTCAATGATGGAAAGACAGATTGGGATCGGCAAAGCAGACAATCCAGCTGGTCA encodes:
- a CDS encoding alpha-amylase family glycosyl hydrolase, which translates into the protein MCEFKAASAWMVSALFLWMMISPQPLTSQETTVLKTSAKSNWETAYSAKELGAIRRNGRTLFRLFAPRATSVILHLYRDAEAASGERVAMHRDADGVWEAEIERDLLGYYYSYSVDGPRGKDEAFDPEKQIADPYSRAVASRNEYHHRARTLIVDMAAYDWEGDVGPNIAWEDLIIYECHLRDMTAHPSSGADPAIAGSYCGFIQPSIRGGINHLKALGCNAVEFLPLHEFGNIEIPYQVPVDGVVNTWNPYARNHWGYMTSYFFAPESYYASGESLASGKLCGVDGRAVNELRDVVKALHREGIAVILDVVYNHVSQYDWNCFKLIDKKYYFRLNLDGSYTSVSGCGNDFKTESPMGRRMILDSIRFWMEEYHIDGFRFDLAAMIDAETCDEIYRLARQINPNVILITEPWGGGYKPAEFSRRGWAAWNDQFRNGVKGQNPYNGQSFIFGRWFGNNSLKTIKRYVMGSLAAHGGLFVEKAHSVNYLESHDDHTLGDFIRIGLGGSEKVDDPEANARLTPEQLRINKLAALILFTSQGPVMIHEGQEWARSKVIAPAPVDDPKIGWIDHNSYNKDNETNWLNYQHADWNRELVDYYRGLIALRKAHPAFRRSRPQDFKFLTTRKNPFALGYLIRKDGSGDSHDFIVLLNGHREKSAEFSLPRGRWTIVADESGSQLYRPLFDHRVQVPPSSGMILQK
- a CDS encoding class I SAM-dependent methyltransferase translates to MNEQNDEINLLEDLYGRIIPKYEEAHGIMAALLDFPASSDLCFVDLGCGFGGLTRRILESFPSSTIFCVDIDELILQRMKQKLAAYADQIVPLARNLNDQAWMQDIRPPAAILSSFTLDFLTSERRQALLIEAFQLLDSGGRWVSCEFYRSPDARVNRVFYDLEIRFIRQALEQGEVTKDQLDRLAASNRLRHNQPMMTVDDMKLQLQAAGFSTIDVPWRFLNLAMVSGIKASR
- a CDS encoding anaerobic sulfatase maturase; its protein translation is MQTSLSQKPLRSILVKPAGSACNLACRYCFYLGKNVSQDRNLPMRMSEETLRSLVKQMMRQGEREVSFCWQGGEPTLMGIEFYERAVEYQIRFGRPGRIVGNSLQTNGVLIDRDWALFLRDARFLVGLSLDGPRHIHDRYRMGKGQGSWTSVMTALEILMRYEVPVNVLTVVNDYSVNFADEIYSFHKQNGLTYMQFIPCVERRRDDPQEYASFAVPAEAYGRFLCRLFDLWWEDFQDGKPTTIIRWFDSAAANCAGIEPAECTLQTECGSYLVAEHNGDVFSCDFFVDTAHYLGNLHKTPLVELLNSPQQKDFGAVKADLPTDCRSCEWLYLCKGGCPKERKGSGEEPRNNYLCGAYREFFRHAESRLKELAERAKPALR